A genomic window from Thermodesulfitimonas autotrophica includes:
- a CDS encoding chemotaxis protein CheA, with protein sequence MFSDAEISVFLDELEEKIQILNDNFLLLEKEADDPQVLQEIFRAAHTVKGSSAIMGYDRMSRLTHEMENLFDNLRQGRLRVSTEMIDVLFEALDTLKSLRDEITEQAAPVDIEPVVAKLRRFLPGEGAENMAGGIPAAATSSSSGSAFSLTEAEEEVIRAAYVRGMQAYWIKVVVDAECQMKSVRAYLVFQTLQEQGEIIKAVPPAEDLQEGKFDTTFEVVLLTQEDAGRIRHLLLTISEIADVSVETINLPEDEAVSVTASGVAGSSQAVTPAGKQGASGATREREEGVKQAKTVRVDVQKLDNLMNLVGELVIDRTRLDRFAAIFRSRYGSDDLVDVLNEISNHLGQLTNDLQEQIMKARMLPIAQVFNRFPRMVRDLAHKLGKEINFIVEGKDTELDRNVIEVIGDPLIHLLRNAVDHGIESPEERVRVGKPRTGTVLLKAFHQENHIVILVKDDGRGMDVERIRKKAVERGLVDAEMAGRLTEREILNFVFLPGFSTAQEVTDLSGRGVGLDVVRKNIEQINGHIEMNSVLGQGTEFEIKLPLTLAIIRALMVSVSGEVYAFPLTNVMETIRISPQEVKRIQNTEVIIVRGKVLPLICLAEYFGGQRIGDSRLYVVIIGVGNRRVGVVVEELLGEQEIVIKSLGEYLGRIPGLSGATILGDGRVALIVDARALTQEVTRGVAEEALYAAS encoded by the coding sequence ATGTTTTCGGACGCGGAGATTAGCGTATTCTTAGACGAATTAGAAGAAAAAATCCAGATTCTCAACGACAACTTCCTGCTTCTCGAAAAAGAGGCTGACGATCCGCAGGTTTTACAGGAAATCTTCCGGGCGGCGCATACCGTCAAAGGCTCTTCGGCGATCATGGGTTACGACCGCATGTCGCGCCTGACGCACGAGATGGAGAATCTCTTCGATAACCTGCGCCAGGGGCGGTTGCGCGTTTCCACCGAAATGATTGACGTCCTTTTTGAGGCGCTCGATACGCTAAAATCGCTCCGGGACGAGATTACCGAACAGGCGGCGCCGGTCGACATCGAACCAGTGGTCGCCAAACTGAGACGCTTTCTCCCGGGTGAGGGTGCCGAAAACATGGCGGGGGGAATCCCCGCGGCAGCAACCTCTTCTTCCTCCGGCAGCGCTTTTAGCCTTACGGAAGCGGAGGAGGAGGTGATCCGGGCAGCTTATGTGCGGGGTATGCAGGCCTACTGGATCAAAGTAGTGGTAGATGCGGAATGCCAGATGAAATCGGTGCGGGCGTACCTCGTTTTTCAGACCTTACAGGAACAGGGTGAAATCATCAAGGCGGTCCCGCCTGCCGAAGATCTGCAAGAAGGCAAGTTTGACACCACCTTCGAAGTGGTGCTACTGACGCAGGAGGATGCCGGCCGCATCAGACACCTGCTGCTGACCATTTCTGAGATCGCCGATGTGAGCGTGGAAACGATTAACCTGCCGGAAGACGAGGCCGTAAGCGTGACGGCGTCCGGGGTGGCGGGGAGCTCGCAGGCGGTCACCCCCGCGGGAAAGCAGGGTGCTTCCGGGGCGACGCGGGAGCGGGAAGAGGGTGTAAAGCAGGCCAAAACCGTCCGGGTGGACGTGCAGAAGCTCGATAACCTGATGAACCTCGTTGGCGAACTGGTCATCGACCGGACGCGCCTGGACCGTTTTGCGGCTATCTTCCGCAGCCGTTACGGTTCTGACGATCTGGTTGACGTTTTAAACGAAATCTCCAACCACTTGGGCCAGCTAACCAACGACCTTCAGGAACAGATCATGAAGGCACGGATGCTCCCCATAGCTCAGGTTTTCAACCGTTTTCCGCGAATGGTGCGGGATTTAGCCCATAAGCTCGGTAAAGAGATTAATTTTATCGTTGAAGGTAAAGATACCGAGCTCGACCGCAACGTGATCGAGGTGATCGGGGACCCGCTGATCCACCTGCTCCGGAACGCCGTGGACCACGGAATTGAGTCTCCCGAGGAGCGGGTGCGGGTTGGGAAACCGCGGACCGGCACGGTATTGCTCAAGGCTTTCCACCAGGAGAACCACATTGTCATTCTGGTGAAGGACGACGGGCGGGGGATGGATGTCGAGCGCATCCGGAAGAAGGCCGTGGAGCGGGGTCTGGTAGACGCAGAGATGGCTGGACGCTTGACAGAACGCGAAATCTTAAATTTTGTTTTTCTGCCAGGGTTCTCTACGGCCCAAGAGGTAACCGACCTTTCAGGACGCGGTGTTGGGCTCGATGTCGTCAGAAAAAATATCGAGCAGATTAACGGCCACATCGAAATGAACTCGGTCTTAGGGCAGGGGACCGAGTTCGAGATTAAACTGCCGCTTACCCTCGCCATCATCCGCGCGTTGATGGTTTCCGTGAGCGGCGAGGTGTACGCTTTCCCGCTCACCAACGTGATGGAAACCATCCGGATTTCGCCGCAGGAAGTAAAAAGGATTCAGAACACGGAAGTGATTATCGTCCGCGGGAAAGTGCTGCCGCTTATCTGCCTGGCCGAGTACTTCGGCGGGCAGAGGATTGGCGATTCACGGCTTTACGTGGTCATCATCGGCGTGGGGAACCGGCGTGTCGGGGTAGTGGTCGAAGAGCTCTTAGGGGAGCAGGAGATCGTTATTAAATCGCTCGGGGAATACCTGGGCCGCATCCCCGGTCTCTCAGGCGCTACGATCCTGGGTGACGGCCGGGTGGCGCTCATCGTCGATGCCCGGGCGCTAACTCAGGAAGTGACGCGGGGCGTGGCGGAGGAGGCGCTTTATGCCGCCAGTTAA
- a CDS encoding ABC transporter permease, whose protein sequence is MQRLIADVYWVFWREMKKLGRQKSRLLMAVVQPVVWLALMGNAMSGLTNNPVAARMLGTGNYLDFMTPGVMIMTALFGGVFGGTSILWDRRIGFLNKMLTAPIHRAAIPVGKLAALVVQSLFQALLIAVIALLLGVHIVTGVPGILFMLTVASLFGLIMGGVSLSFAAVLKSHEALFAIMNFFTMPLMFTSNAIFPTQAMPEWLRWIAKFNPLSYAVGPMRTVATQGWVWREIWPGVLVLVAVAVLTTSVMIRQFNRSVA, encoded by the coding sequence ATGCAGAGGCTTATCGCAGATGTTTACTGGGTCTTCTGGCGGGAGATGAAAAAACTCGGCCGGCAGAAGTCGCGGCTCCTGATGGCGGTGGTGCAGCCGGTGGTGTGGCTTGCGCTGATGGGGAACGCCATGTCCGGGCTCACCAACAACCCGGTGGCCGCAAGAATGTTAGGCACCGGCAACTACCTCGACTTTATGACCCCGGGCGTGATGATCATGACCGCTCTTTTCGGGGGTGTTTTCGGCGGGACCTCGATCCTCTGGGACCGGCGGATAGGCTTCTTGAACAAGATGCTCACCGCCCCCATCCACCGGGCCGCTATCCCGGTGGGAAAACTCGCGGCGCTCGTGGTGCAATCGCTCTTTCAGGCGCTATTGATCGCGGTAATCGCGCTTCTGTTAGGGGTGCACATCGTGACCGGCGTACCGGGGATCCTGTTCATGCTTACGGTTGCCAGCCTTTTCGGGCTGATTATGGGCGGGGTTTCCCTTTCTTTTGCCGCGGTGCTGAAGTCCCACGAGGCCTTGTTCGCCATCATGAACTTCTTCACGATGCCGCTAATGTTTACCAGCAACGCCATCTTCCCGACCCAGGCGATGCCCGAGTGGCTCCGGTGGATAGCGAAGTTCAACCCGCTTTCCTACGCAGTAGGCCCGATGCGGACCGTGGCGACACAGGGTTGGGTGTGGCGGGAAATCTGGCCGGGGGTGCTGGTGCTCGTGGCCGTCGCGGTGTTGACCACATCCGTGATGATTAGGCAGTTCAACCGCTCCGTGGCCTAA
- a CDS encoding MarR family winged helix-turn-helix transcriptional regulator: protein MTGFTKGAKVAALLREVNHLLRQEMRHLFRDAGLTFPQLSVIHVLRKRGRATVHEISAELRLKDSTVSGILDRLEGRGFVTRTRSEKDRRVVHVELTEKFAALHDDLHARVNEYMDAILSRAGEEELYKIIEGLTTLKRVLENNAVARGDTDGQND from the coding sequence ATGACCGGGTTTACGAAGGGGGCTAAAGTAGCGGCCCTGCTACGGGAGGTTAACCACCTTTTGCGGCAAGAAATGCGGCACCTGTTCCGGGATGCCGGACTTACCTTTCCCCAACTCAGCGTTATTCACGTGCTGCGCAAAAGAGGCAGGGCCACGGTCCACGAAATCAGTGCGGAGCTTAGACTTAAGGATAGTACCGTTTCCGGCATTCTGGACCGGCTTGAGGGCCGGGGTTTTGTTACCAGGACGAGGAGTGAGAAAGACCGGCGGGTGGTTCACGTTGAACTTACCGAAAAGTTCGCGGCCCTGCACGATGATTTACACGCGAGAGTGAACGAATATATGGATGCGATCTTGAGCCGCGCCGGCGAAGAGGAACTGTACAAGATAATAGAAGGGCTTACGACGCTGAAGCGGGTTCTCGAGAATAACGCTGTGGCCAGGGGTGACACGGATGGGCAAAATGATTGA
- the glmS gene encoding glutamine--fructose-6-phosphate transaminase (isomerizing) yields MCGIIGYTGKQEALPLLIAGLKRLEYRGYDSAGVAVIGEGRVAVCKKEGKIAVLEGALNGNFPPGRTGIGHTRWATHGAPTDANAHPHLDCTGRLAVVHNGIIENYLALREQLVAQGHRFVSETDTEVIPHLLEEFYEGDLLSAVKRVIPLLRGSFALAAVAVDEPTRVVAARFDSPLIVGLGEDENFVASDIPAILAATRRTYVLDDGEIADVRPEGVTVYDRNGSSRTKEVFVVNWDAAQAEKAPYPHFMLKEIHEQPQVIRETLRGRIEGTEIAFPGLKLDPGFLKSLRRLYITACGTAYHAGLIGKMLIERLVRIPVEADIASEFRYRDPLLGPGDLLVVVSQSGETADTLAALREAKAKGATVLAITNVVGSSVAREAHEVLYTWAGPEIAVASTKAYVAQVVLFTLLAVYLARLRESAPPELLRELAAGLPGLSETVQAVLAREEEIAALAGARKGWEHTFFIGRGLDWAVACEGALKLKEISYIHAEAYAAGELKHGTLALVTEGVPVIALATQPALWEKMQSNIREVKARGADVLAVTGAKAAEIVAVADEAICLPPVHPLLAPVVAVVPLQLFAYYAAVARGCDVDRPRNLAKSVTVE; encoded by the coding sequence ATGTGCGGTATCATCGGTTACACGGGAAAACAGGAGGCGCTGCCTCTCTTAATTGCCGGGCTCAAACGGTTAGAGTACAGGGGTTATGATTCCGCTGGCGTTGCGGTAATCGGCGAAGGCCGGGTGGCGGTTTGTAAGAAGGAGGGTAAAATTGCGGTCCTCGAAGGGGCCCTGAACGGCAACTTCCCTCCGGGACGCACCGGTATCGGGCATACCCGGTGGGCGACCCACGGTGCCCCGACTGATGCTAACGCGCACCCGCACCTTGATTGCACGGGCCGCCTGGCGGTGGTCCATAACGGCATCATTGAAAACTACCTGGCGCTCCGGGAGCAGCTTGTAGCCCAGGGGCACAGGTTTGTTTCGGAAACGGATACTGAGGTCATCCCGCACCTGTTAGAAGAGTTTTACGAGGGTGATCTCCTATCAGCGGTAAAACGGGTTATCCCGCTTCTGCGCGGCTCCTTTGCCTTAGCGGCAGTAGCGGTTGATGAACCCACACGTGTGGTTGCCGCAAGATTTGACAGCCCGTTGATCGTGGGCCTCGGCGAAGATGAGAACTTTGTCGCGTCAGACATCCCGGCCATTCTGGCGGCCACCCGCCGGACCTACGTCCTGGATGACGGTGAAATAGCGGATGTGCGGCCGGAAGGGGTTACCGTCTACGACCGGAACGGCTCCTCCCGGACAAAAGAAGTTTTTGTGGTAAACTGGGACGCGGCCCAGGCGGAAAAAGCGCCTTACCCGCATTTCATGCTGAAGGAAATCCACGAGCAGCCGCAGGTCATCCGGGAAACGTTGCGCGGGCGGATTGAGGGGACGGAAATCGCCTTCCCTGGGTTGAAACTCGATCCGGGGTTTCTCAAGTCGCTTCGCCGGCTCTACATCACCGCTTGCGGCACGGCCTACCACGCCGGCCTCATCGGGAAGATGCTTATCGAGAGGCTGGTACGCATTCCGGTGGAGGCCGATATCGCCTCCGAGTTCCGGTACCGTGACCCGCTGCTCGGGCCGGGCGACCTTTTGGTGGTGGTGAGCCAGTCGGGAGAAACGGCGGATACCCTTGCGGCCCTCCGGGAGGCCAAGGCGAAGGGAGCGACGGTGCTGGCGATCACCAATGTCGTCGGCAGTTCGGTGGCCCGGGAGGCGCACGAAGTTCTTTATACCTGGGCCGGCCCCGAGATCGCCGTTGCTTCCACGAAGGCTTACGTGGCCCAGGTCGTTCTTTTCACCCTGTTAGCCGTATATTTGGCCAGGTTGCGGGAGAGCGCACCGCCGGAACTCCTGCGGGAACTCGCTGCCGGGCTGCCGGGGTTATCAGAAACCGTGCAGGCTGTGCTTGCCCGGGAAGAAGAGATCGCGGCGTTAGCTGGGGCCCGCAAAGGTTGGGAGCATACCTTCTTCATCGGGCGGGGCTTGGACTGGGCGGTGGCCTGTGAAGGAGCGCTGAAACTCAAAGAGATTTCTTACATCCACGCCGAGGCCTACGCCGCTGGTGAGCTAAAGCACGGCACTCTGGCGCTCGTAACCGAGGGTGTGCCGGTAATCGCTCTGGCCACGCAACCGGCCCTTTGGGAAAAGATGCAGAGCAACATTCGGGAAGTCAAGGCCCGGGGCGCCGACGTCCTCGCCGTTACCGGTGCGAAGGCGGCCGAGATCGTTGCGGTGGCGGACGAGGCAATTTGCTTGCCCCCGGTTCATCCGCTGTTGGCTCCGGTGGTAGCGGTAGTACCGCTGCAGCTCTTTGCCTACTACGCGGCGGTGGCCCGCGGCTGCGATGTCGACCGGCCGCGCAACCTGGCCAAGAGTGTTACGGTAGAGTGA
- a CDS encoding ATP-binding cassette domain-containing protein, with amino-acid sequence MGKMIEAESLTKIFPGGITAVDGVSFTVAEGEIFGFLGPNGAGKSTTIAMLTTLLRPTGGTARVAGMDITRQAYQVRLAIGYVSQDLAVDDALTGYENLRLQAGFYRIPRDEVAQRITAVLEMVGLKERAQNLVETYSGGMRKRLDIACGLIHRPRLLFLDEPTLGLDIQTRREIWRYINDLREKEGMTIFVTTHYMEEADVLCDRIAIIDQGKIKVIDTPANLKSSLGSGVVTFKFAGGEPGAVNAALGRIRGLDFVSNVTSNGEKGYVATVTNGEAAIPSLFEALSGFPVKIAAISFKQPSLDDVFLHYTGREMRESGGGREEALRARLIMRRVRR; translated from the coding sequence ATGGGCAAAATGATTGAGGCCGAAAGCCTGACCAAAATCTTCCCCGGCGGGATAACCGCGGTGGACGGGGTTAGCTTTACGGTGGCGGAGGGGGAGATCTTTGGCTTCCTCGGCCCGAACGGTGCCGGGAAATCGACTACCATCGCCATGCTGACCACCCTCTTGCGCCCTACCGGCGGTACCGCCCGGGTGGCGGGGATGGATATAACCAGGCAAGCTTACCAGGTGCGCCTGGCGATAGGCTATGTTTCCCAGGACCTGGCCGTGGACGACGCCCTGACCGGCTACGAAAACCTGCGGCTCCAGGCGGGTTTCTACCGCATCCCGCGCGACGAGGTGGCGCAAAGGATCACGGCGGTTCTGGAAATGGTCGGGCTTAAGGAGAGGGCCCAGAACCTGGTGGAGACATATTCGGGCGGGATGCGGAAGCGGCTGGACATCGCCTGCGGGCTCATCCACCGGCCCCGGCTGCTCTTCCTTGACGAGCCTACCCTGGGGCTGGATATCCAGACCCGCAGGGAGATCTGGCGTTACATCAACGACTTGCGGGAAAAGGAAGGAATGACCATTTTCGTTACCACCCACTACATGGAGGAAGCGGACGTTCTGTGTGACCGGATTGCCATCATCGACCAGGGTAAGATTAAGGTGATTGATACGCCGGCCAATTTGAAAAGCTCTTTGGGGAGCGGGGTGGTAACCTTCAAGTTTGCCGGCGGCGAGCCCGGGGCGGTAAATGCGGCGCTCGGTCGCATCCGCGGCTTGGACTTTGTGAGCAATGTGACCAGTAATGGGGAAAAGGGCTACGTGGCTACCGTGACTAACGGCGAAGCGGCAATTCCATCACTTTTTGAGGCGCTGAGCGGTTTCCCGGTGAAGATCGCCGCCATTTCTTTTAAGCAGCCTTCGCTCGACGATGTCTTCCTGCACTATACCGGCCGGGAGATGCGGGAGAGCGGCGGCGGCAGGGAAGAGGCGCTGCGGGCGCGGCTGATAATGAGGAGGGTCAGGCGGTAA
- the glmM gene encoding phosphoglucosamine mutase, with product MGLLFGTDGVRGVANRELSPDLAFKLGRAGAYVLARRAGKGIVVGRDTRLSGEMLEAAVVAGILSAGVNALLLGVLPTPAVAYLTRTLGAAGGVVISASHNPAPDNGIKFFGADGYKLPDPVEEEIEGLVLGDMAAVPSPVGAGIGRVVPVKDAADRYMAHVLTVGPRTLEGLRVAVDCAHGAAYEIAPRLLRVLGAEIIPVGVEPDGLNINSGCGATKPHVLQELVFATGADLGLAFDGDADRLIAVDEKGNIVDGDAIILAAARYLKAKEKLPGNTVVVTVMSNLGLHRTLASSGINVVVTKVGDRYVLEEMLRVGAALGGEQSGHVIFLDHNTTGDGIITALMLLKIMQESGKTLGALAAELRRYPQLLKNVRVRDKELVLKSPLLARAVREQEARLAGDGRILVRASGTEPVIRIMVEARDPDTTLRMVDELAAVVRAIEGGEAEERQEAGVQI from the coding sequence GTGGGTCTTCTTTTTGGTACCGACGGCGTGCGCGGTGTGGCCAACCGCGAGCTCAGTCCCGATCTCGCCTTCAAGTTGGGGCGGGCGGGCGCCTATGTGCTGGCCCGGCGTGCGGGTAAGGGTATTGTGGTGGGGCGCGACACCCGCTTGTCGGGAGAGATGTTAGAGGCAGCCGTGGTGGCCGGGATCCTCTCGGCGGGGGTCAATGCTTTGCTTTTAGGTGTCCTGCCGACTCCGGCGGTGGCGTATCTTACGCGGACCCTGGGTGCCGCTGGCGGCGTGGTCATTTCGGCTTCCCATAACCCTGCGCCCGACAACGGGATAAAATTTTTCGGGGCTGACGGTTATAAATTGCCTGATCCGGTCGAAGAAGAGATTGAGGGGCTTGTGCTGGGGGATATGGCGGCTGTTCCTTCGCCAGTGGGGGCCGGTATCGGCCGGGTGGTTCCGGTGAAGGACGCTGCGGACCGGTATATGGCCCACGTCTTGACTGTGGGCCCCCGCACGCTCGAAGGTTTGCGGGTTGCGGTCGATTGCGCGCACGGCGCGGCCTACGAGATTGCCCCGCGGCTTTTACGGGTGCTGGGGGCAGAGATCATCCCGGTAGGGGTTGAGCCCGACGGCCTTAACATTAACAGCGGCTGCGGCGCGACAAAACCACACGTCCTCCAGGAGCTGGTTTTCGCTACCGGTGCGGACCTGGGCCTGGCCTTCGACGGCGATGCCGACCGGCTTATTGCCGTCGATGAAAAAGGAAATATCGTTGACGGGGACGCCATCATCCTCGCGGCGGCGCGTTACCTCAAAGCGAAAGAGAAGCTCCCTGGGAATACCGTTGTGGTCACCGTAATGTCGAACTTAGGACTCCACCGGACTCTGGCGTCGTCCGGGATCAACGTGGTGGTGACCAAAGTAGGCGACCGGTACGTCCTCGAGGAGATGCTTCGTGTAGGGGCCGCTTTGGGCGGAGAGCAGTCCGGGCACGTAATCTTTCTCGACCATAACACAACCGGGGACGGCATTATCACGGCGCTCATGCTCCTGAAAATAATGCAGGAGTCGGGCAAGACGTTAGGCGCTTTAGCGGCGGAACTCCGCCGCTACCCACAGTTACTTAAAAACGTCCGCGTCCGCGACAAGGAGCTGGTTTTAAAGAGCCCGCTTTTGGCTAGAGCGGTGCGGGAGCAGGAGGCGCGGCTTGCCGGTGACGGCCGCATTCTGGTGCGCGCGTCGGGCACGGAGCCGGTCATTCGGATTATGGTTGAAGCCCGCGATCCCGATACCACCTTGCGGATGGTAGATGAACTTGCTGCTGTCGTCCGGGCCATCGAAGGGGGTGAGGCAGAAGAGCGGCAGGAAGCAGGCGTGCAAATTTAA
- the cheB gene encoding chemotaxis-specific protein-glutamate methyltransferase CheB, with product MPPVKVMMVDDSALVRRVIGGLLAEDPEIELVGTASNGQEALEKIPKLKPDVIVLDIEMPVRDGLSTLRELMKTYPLPVVMLSSHTRPGSQATLEALALGAVDFMPKPASTAEITAVVGELAAKVKAAASVSLRKILGVRQETVPQQPRKATAPAGGRRDLVVIGCSTGGPAALQVIIPALPADLPAAVVVVQHMPVGFTGPLSEHLARRASLRVKHAADGDLVLPGQVLVAPAGADFYFENDRSGQVKVKLVARRGRPAPGVFHPSVDGVMTAAAQVRGPKVLGVLLTGMGRDGALGMKEIKKRQGRTIAEAEESCVVFGMPKAAIELGVVDKVVPLQRIAAEIVNEV from the coding sequence ATGCCGCCAGTTAAGGTAATGATGGTTGACGACTCGGCGCTGGTCCGCCGGGTCATCGGCGGACTGCTGGCGGAAGATCCGGAAATCGAGTTGGTAGGAACAGCTTCCAATGGGCAGGAAGCACTCGAAAAAATCCCGAAACTCAAGCCGGACGTAATCGTCCTGGACATCGAGATGCCCGTGCGCGACGGTCTGAGCACCCTCAGGGAGTTGATGAAAACCTACCCGCTTCCGGTGGTGATGTTAAGTAGCCACACCCGGCCAGGAAGCCAAGCTACCCTTGAGGCGCTAGCCCTTGGCGCCGTTGATTTTATGCCTAAACCGGCTAGTACGGCGGAAATAACCGCGGTGGTAGGTGAGTTAGCGGCAAAGGTCAAGGCGGCTGCGTCTGTTTCCTTAAGAAAGATTCTCGGGGTAAGACAAGAGACGGTCCCGCAACAGCCAAGAAAAGCTACGGCACCTGCTGGCGGGCGGCGGGATTTGGTGGTGATTGGTTGTTCAACCGGCGGACCGGCAGCCCTACAGGTGATCATCCCAGCTCTTCCTGCCGATCTCCCGGCCGCGGTCGTCGTAGTCCAGCACATGCCCGTCGGTTTTACCGGTCCCCTGTCAGAGCATTTGGCCAGGCGGGCGTCGCTTCGGGTTAAACATGCCGCTGACGGCGATCTTGTCTTGCCCGGGCAGGTTTTGGTTGCGCCCGCCGGCGCCGACTTCTATTTCGAAAATGACCGTTCCGGTCAGGTTAAAGTCAAGCTGGTAGCTCGGAGGGGGCGGCCGGCGCCAGGGGTTTTTCATCCCTCCGTAGATGGGGTAATGACCGCGGCTGCTCAGGTCCGCGGGCCGAAAGTTTTGGGAGTGCTCCTCACCGGGATGGGTAGGGACGGTGCTCTCGGCATGAAAGAGATCAAGAAGCGGCAGGGGCGCACCATCGCCGAGGCGGAGGAGAGCTGTGTTGTCTTCGGGATGCCGAAGGCGGCGATTGAATTAGGCGTGGTCGACAAAGTGGTGCCGCTACAAAGAATCGCTGCGGAAATTGTTAATGAGGTATAA
- a CDS encoding flagellar motor protein, with amino-acid sequence MDIATILGITIGIASLLVGFVLEGGHIGMLIAPSAMIIIFGGTLGATMAGFALHEIMLIPKLFKVILFAKPIDERALIDKIVELAEKARREGLLYLENQLGEIESPFLRKGVQLVVDGTDPDLVRSIMENEMYSLQERHKIGQEIFMQAGGYAPTMGIIGTVMGLIHVLSNLSTPEALGPAIAMAFTATLYGVSSANLIYFPIASRLKNLSAKEEISYQIIIEGLLALQAGNNPILIRERLNSYLNPKLRGQEESGKAEEAYEAS; translated from the coding sequence ATGGATATAGCGACCATCTTAGGTATCACCATAGGCATCGCCTCGCTGCTGGTGGGCTTTGTATTGGAAGGCGGACACATCGGTATGCTCATCGCCCCCTCGGCCATGATCATCATTTTCGGCGGCACCCTAGGCGCTACAATGGCCGGGTTTGCCCTCCACGAGATCATGCTGATCCCTAAGCTCTTCAAGGTGATCCTTTTTGCCAAGCCGATTGACGAACGGGCGCTCATCGATAAGATAGTGGAACTGGCTGAAAAGGCCCGCCGGGAGGGACTGCTCTACCTCGAAAATCAGCTGGGCGAAATCGAGTCGCCCTTTCTCCGGAAGGGAGTCCAGTTAGTGGTTGACGGAACAGATCCCGACCTCGTCCGGAGCATCATGGAAAACGAGATGTACTCGCTCCAGGAACGGCATAAAATCGGCCAGGAGATCTTCATGCAGGCCGGGGGTTACGCACCGACCATGGGCATCATCGGCACCGTTATGGGACTCATTCACGTTTTGAGCAATCTTTCGACACCTGAGGCTCTGGGTCCGGCGATCGCGATGGCCTTTACCGCAACCCTTTACGGTGTCTCAAGCGCCAACCTAATCTATTTCCCGATCGCCTCTAGGCTCAAAAACCTAAGCGCGAAGGAAGAGATATCCTACCAGATCATTATCGAAGGGCTACTGGCGCTCCAGGCCGGTAACAACCCGATTCTGATCAGGGAGCGGCTGAACTCTTACCTCAATCCGAAGCTGCGGGGCCAGGAGGAAAGCGGAAAGGCAGAGGAGGCCTATGAAGCGTCATAA
- a CDS encoding OmpA/MotB family protein, whose product MKRHKKPEKEANHERWLITYADLITLLLIFFIVLWTFSNIDAKKFAGIAESLAKALGGGAGMVLEGPGPSVVAGAPVSEDRVETKFNLSAETKENLQLQKIKEQIEKYAKEQGLAGKVTARIEERGVVVSIQETVLFPLGSAELTPQAREIVRKVGQILLTTDNYIRVEGHTCDLPIHTARFPSNWELSVARATSVVEELLHAVHFPPERLAASGYAEYRPIAPNNSEANRQRNRRVDFVVLRSRYKETEPGVLPEFFYAKPKIAP is encoded by the coding sequence ATGAAGCGTCATAAGAAACCGGAAAAAGAAGCAAACCACGAGCGGTGGCTGATCACCTACGCCGACCTCATTACCCTCCTGCTCATTTTTTTCATTGTGCTCTGGACCTTTAGTAACATCGACGCGAAAAAGTTCGCCGGGATCGCTGAATCACTGGCGAAGGCGCTCGGTGGCGGTGCGGGTATGGTGCTCGAAGGGCCCGGGCCCTCGGTTGTCGCCGGCGCACCCGTTTCTGAAGACAGGGTAGAAACCAAGTTCAATTTAAGCGCCGAAACGAAGGAAAACTTGCAGCTCCAGAAAATAAAAGAGCAGATCGAAAAATACGCCAAAGAACAGGGCTTGGCTGGCAAAGTTACCGCCCGGATCGAAGAGCGCGGCGTGGTCGTCAGTATCCAAGAAACGGTGCTCTTCCCGTTAGGGTCAGCCGAACTTACCCCCCAGGCGCGGGAGATCGTCCGCAAGGTCGGCCAGATCTTGCTCACCACGGATAACTATATCCGCGTTGAGGGGCACACCTGCGACCTCCCCATCCATACTGCCCGCTTTCCTTCAAACTGGGAACTTTCGGTCGCTCGGGCCACAAGCGTGGTGGAGGAACTGCTGCATGCCGTTCATTTCCCACCCGAGCGTCTCGCGGCCTCGGGCTACGCCGAGTACCGGCCCATCGCGCCGAACAATTCAGAAGCCAACCGGCAGCGCAACCGCCGGGTCGATTTCGTTGTCCTCCGCTCGCGCTACAAGGAAACCGAGCCGGGCGTCCTGCCGGAATTCTTTTACGCAAAACCCAAGATAGCACCGTAA
- a CDS encoding chemotaxis protein CheW, with protein MAQKAEVTGREEQIVVFKLAEQTYGVDIGAVAEIIRMESITRVPRAPEFVEGVINLRGRIIPVIDLRKRFGLPEGEQTRQSRIIIVEIGGMTIGMIVDAVLEVLRIPAETIEPPPAVVDGVDVAYLRGIALWEERMIILLNLQKILYENEREALEEAEAAFEATA; from the coding sequence ATGGCGCAAAAGGCAGAGGTTACCGGCAGGGAAGAGCAGATCGTGGTTTTTAAGTTAGCGGAGCAGACGTACGGTGTAGATATCGGTGCGGTGGCGGAGATTATCCGGATGGAGAGCATTACCCGGGTTCCCAGGGCGCCGGAGTTTGTGGAAGGGGTCATCAACCTCCGGGGCCGCATCATTCCGGTGATCGATTTGCGGAAGCGCTTTGGCTTGCCCGAAGGGGAGCAGACCCGACAGAGCCGCATTATCATCGTGGAGATCGGGGGCATGACCATCGGCATGATTGTTGATGCGGTCCTCGAGGTGCTGCGCATCCCTGCGGAAACCATCGAACCACCGCCAGCGGTGGTTGACGGCGTGGATGTTGCTTACCTTCGCGGGATTGCGCTCTGGGAGGAGCGGATGATTATCCTCCTGAACCTGCAAAAAATCCTCTACGAAAATGAAAGGGAGGCCCTCGAAGAAGCAGAAGCCGCTTTTGAAGCCACGGCGTGA